One segment of Anopheles stephensi strain Indian chromosome 3, UCI_ANSTEP_V1.0, whole genome shotgun sequence DNA contains the following:
- the LOC118509912 gene encoding retinol dehydrogenase 14 isoform X1 — protein sequence MPFVPSEITLPLAGAGAATGLCGSIVLLRLYKLRKWGWVKSNFSLQGKTFVITGANTGLGYETTKALVRRQATIVMACRNLTKANEAIGKMRTELGGTIPGALIPMELDLASFRSIRSFTSELKRTVPQLYCLVNNAGLAVREPEFTAEKYEVHFGVNHLGQFLLVDLLKQQLLEQRTRVVVVSSRMHEIEAEIDFTNLGRWVEYRSRLNRLYNNSKLMNFYYARELYKRGFNVHVLCPGLCHTDFFRHYEPKWYHYLVFSPIVWLMLRSGEQGAQNIIYAATESVTTPERNPVTGYFISNVKMRRSKFHFDEETSVRLWDESVRAIAQAEKKE from the exons ATGCCATTCGTCCCGTCGGAAATCACCCTGCCGTTGGCGGGTGCCGGAGCCGCCACCGGACTGTGCGGTTCGATCGTACTGCTCCGGCTGTACAAGCTGCGCAAATGGGGCTGGGTAAAGTCAAACTTTTCGCTCCAGGGCAAAACGTTCGTCATAACCGGCGCGAACACCGGGCTCGGGTACGAAACGACGAAAGCACTCGTCCGCCGACAGGCAACGATCGTAATGGCGTGCCGCAATCTAACCAAAGCGAACGAAGCGATCGGAAAAATGCGCACCGAGCTAGGCGGAACCATCCCGGGCGCGTTAATACCGATGGAGCTGGATCTCGCATCGTTCCGTTCGATTCGAAGCTTTACCAGCGAGCTGAAGCGTACCGTCCCGCAACTGTACTGCCTGGTGAACAATGCCGGACTGGCCGTGCGGGAGCCCGAGTTTACGGCGGAAAAGTACGAGGTACACTTTGGAGTGAACCATCTCGGCCAGTTCTTGCTGGTGGATTTGCTGAAGCAGCAACTGCTCGAACAGAGGACGCGCGTCGTTGTGGTTTCCTCCCGGATGCACGAGATCGAGGCCGAGATCGATTTCACCAATCTGGGCCGGTGGGTTGAGTACCGGAGCCGCTTAAACCGGCTGTACAACAACTCGAAGCTGATGAACTTCTACTACGCCCGGGAGCTGTACAAGCGGGGCTTCAACGTGCACGTGCTGTGTCCGGGCCTGTGCCATACCGATTTCTTTCGCCACTACGAACCGAAGTGGTACCACTATCTGGTGTTCTCTCCCATCGTCTGGCTGATGCTACGTTCCGGCGAACAG GGCGCACAGAACATCATTTATGCCGCGACGGAAAGTGTCACCACACCGGAACGTAACCCCGTGACGGGCTACTTCATCTCGAACGTGAAGATGCGCCGCTCCAAGTTTCATTTCGACGAGGAAACGTCCGTCCGGCTGTGGGACGAGAGTGTCCGTGCGATTGCGCAAGCGGAGAAGAAGGAATAg
- the LOC118509912 gene encoding trafficking protein particle complex subunit 2-like protein isoform X3, producing MCACVAIIGKDNAPLYIATANVDKEIALQYQVHASLDVIDERCATNQKAAADGRELYLGSLISTEQYKIYGYVTNTKIKFLIVIDASSTSSFRENEVRAMFRNLHNLYTDAVCNPFYTPGEPLTSASFDRAVRGIISAN from the coding sequence atgtgtgcctgtgtggcGATCATCGGCAAGGACAATGCACCGTTGTACATCGCGACCGCGAACGTGGATAAGGAGATCGCCCTGCAGTACCAGGTCCACGCTTCGCTGGACGTAATCGATGAACGGTGCGCCACCAACCAGAAGGCTGCGGCCGACGGTCGGGAACTGTACCTCGGTTCGCTCATATCGACCGAACAGTACAAAATCTACGGCTACGTCACAAACACCAAGATCAAGTTTTTGATCGTGATCGACGCTAGCAGCACGTCGTCGTTCCGGGAGAACGAGGTGCGGGCAATGTTTCGCAACCTGCACAATCTCTACACGGACGCGGTTTGCAACCCGTTCTACACGCCGGGCGAACCGCTTACGTCGGCTAGCTTCGATCGGGCGGTGCGTGGGATTATAAGCGCAAATTAG
- the LOC118509912 gene encoding retinol dehydrogenase 12 isoform X2, translating into MSASLLYLLVPVGVGASLYVIRKLREWKWGWVRNNAPLRGKVFIITGANTGLGYETALALATRQATVIMACRSMDRAGEAIRRIRQSTPDGELIPIELDLASFASIRDFSEAIKSRYPSFDCLINNAGLAVQEPTFTKENYEVHFGVNHLGHVLLVDLLKDNIRANAARIVIVSSKMHERAKIDFDNLGQWVERGRGDRFNNLYNNSKLMNFYYARELYKQGYNVHVLCPGLCHTDFFRSYNPRWYHYVMFAPVVLLFLRSARQGAQNIIHCATDNVNTEEKNPVTGYFVTNVEQTKSKFKFDEETSERLWRESFKALNV; encoded by the exons ATGTCTGCTTCACTACTCTACCTCCTGGTGCCCGTTGGTGTTGGTGCCAGCTTGTACGTCATTCGTAAGCTACGCGAATGGAAGTGGGGCTGGGTAAGAAACAATGCGCCGCTCCGTGGCAAAGTGTTTATCATAACCGGCGCCAACACAGGGCTCGGGTACGAGACGGCACTGGCGCTTGCCACCCGCCAGGCAACGGTCATTATGGCCTGCCGTAGTATGGACCGGGCCGGAGAAGCAATCCGTCGCATCCGGCAAAGCACACCGGACGGTGAACTGATCCCGATCGAGCTGGATCTGGCctcgttcgcatcgatccgcGACTTTAGCGAGGCGATCAAGAGCCGCTACCCATCGTTCGACTGTCTGATCAACAATGCCGGACTGGCGGTGCAGGAACCGACCTTCACGAAGGAAAACTACGAGGTACACTTTGGCGTGAACCATCTCGGCCACGTTCTGCTGGTGGATTTGCTGAAGGACAATATCCGGGCCAACGCGGCCCGGATCGTGATCGTGTCGTCGAAGATGCACGAGCGGGCCAAGATCGACTTTGACAATCTCGGCCAATGGGTTGAGCGTGGCCGGGGCGATCGGTTTAACAATCTGTACAACAACTCGAAGCTGATGAACTTCTACTACGCCCGGGAGCTGTACAAGCAGGGCTACAACGTGCACGTGCTGTGTCCGGGCCTGTGCCACACGGACTTCTTCCGCAGCTACAATCCCAGGTGGTACCATTACGTGATGTTTGCCCCGgttgtgctgctgtttttgCGTTCGGCGCGTCAG ggtgccCAAAACATCATCCACTGTGCTACGGACAACGTCAATACGGAGGAAAAGAATCCGGTCACCGGGTACTTTGTCACGAACGTCGAACAGACCAAGTCGAAGTTTAAGTTTGACGAGGAAACGTCCGAGCGGCTGTGGCGTGAAAGCTTCAAGGCACTGAATGTCTAA
- the LOC118509911 gene encoding probable deoxyhypusine synthase, translating into MEQSKEPTVAKEAVLQESSKLPENTPKVCGYDWNEGYSYEKLFSSYIHSGFQATNLGKAIEEVNKMISARHLPLPEDKLDEYEEDEFIKRQKNCTIFLGYTSNMVSAGVRETIRFLVQHRMVDCIVTTAGGVEEDLIKCLAPTYLGSFELVGRELRERGINRIGNLLVPNENYCKFENWVIPILDELLAEQKSKGTLWTPSKVIARLGEKINDESSIYYWAAKNRIPVFSPALTDGSLGDMMYFHSFRNPGLVVDIVSDLRRLNTMAVKAVQSGVIIVGGGVIKHHICNANLMRNGADYSVFINTASEYDGSDSGARPDEAVSWGKIKKDATPVKVYAEASLVFPILVGETFVKDHYRKNKTDA; encoded by the exons ATGGAGCAAAGCAAAGAACCGACTGTGGCGAAAGAAGCGGTTCTGCAGGAAAGCTCCAAGCTGCCGGAAAACACGCCGAAAGTATGCGGTTACGATTGGAACGAAGGCTACAGCTATGAGAAACTGTTCAGCTCGTACATCCACAGTGGGTTCCAGGCGACGAATCTTGGGAAAGCGATTGAAGAAGTGAACAAAATG ATTTCTGCACGCCATCTACCACTGCCGGAAGACAAATTGGACGAGTACGAAGAGGATGAATTCATAAAGCGACAGAAAAACTGTACCATTTTCCTAGGCTACACCTCAAACATGGTGTCGGCTGGCGTTCGAGAAACGATTCGATTTCTGGTACAACATCGTATGGTGGACTGCATCGTAACAACGGCCGGTGGCGTTGAGGAAGATCTTATCAAGTGTCTCGCCCCAACGTATCTCGGTTCGTTCGAGCTGGTCGGCCGTGAGCTGCGAGAACGTGGCATAAACCGCATAGGTAATCTGCTCGTACCGAACGAAAACTATTGCAAGTTTGAAAATTGGGTCATTCCAATCCTGGATGAGCTGCTAGCAGAACAGAAGAGCAAAGGAACGCTGTGGACGCCATCGAAAGTGATCGCAAGATTGGGTGAAAAAATCAACGATGAATCGTCGATTTACTACTGGGCGGCTAAAAATCGTATCCCAGTGTTTAGTCCCGCCCTGACCGATGGAAGTCTGGgcgatatgatgtacttccaCTCGTTTCGGAATCCGGGTCTGGTGGTGGATATTGTGTCGGATTTGCGACGGCTCAACACGATGGCTGTGAAGGCGGTGCAGTCGGGTGTTATCATTGTTGGCGGAGGTGTGATAAAACATCACATTTGTAATGCGAATCTGATGCGAAATGGGGCAGACTATTCCGTGTTCATTAACACGGCTTCGGAGTACGATGGCAGTGATAGTGGGGCCCGGCCGGATGAAGCTGTGTCGTGGGGTAAAATCAAAAAGGATGCTACACCGGTGAAGGTGTACGCCGAGGCTAGTCTGGTGTTTCCGATACTGGTCGGGGAAACGTTTGTTAAAGATCATTaccggaaaaataaaacagacgCTTAG